TCCTTACAGCTTGATGTTGTAATTTTGGTTACTGGAGATGGTGATTTTGTACCACTTGTAGATTATTTGCAATATCATGGAGTACTTGTTGAAGTAATAGCTTTTGAAGAAACTACATCAGCTCGTCTTATAGAAAAAGCAGATGACTTTTTCAATATTTCATCTGATACGAAAAAGTTTTTGATATCAGGTACAAAAATTACAAGAAGAAAGAAATAATTATTTTTTAAAGTCGTTTTATTTTTAGTTACTTCGACTTATCACGCGTAGCTGGAGTAGAGAAATCTAGAAATTAGATTTTTTGATACTATTATTTATAATTTTAAAGTCACTTTCATTTTTGATTGAGGTGACTTTATTTGTTTTTAGTTACAAAAATATCAGGAAAATAGGCCTTTTCTAATGTTGACAAAATATACAGAATATGATACTATATTGTATAGATTTAGTTCTTTGACAAAGTATATTTATAGCAATCAAAATAGTGTGGAGGGAACTATACAGCTGTTTCTACCCCTTAAATGGGGCGGATTTAGCCTAAGAATAGAGTATATAAAATGACTAATATTTATATTATGTTGACCTAAGTTGCCTTATCAAAGCTCTAAAGCAATGATATATGGCGACAGCGGAAGACAATGTCATACTGATATACTCTAATCTCTACACTGCTTTGATTGCTATAGAGAAAACAATAAATTATAAATTTATAATTGGTGTTATTAATAAGTGCGGATCTTTAAAACCGTGCCAGTTACAGGCTTTCTAATAAAGAAAAAAGTGTAACGGGAGCTTACATAAAGTGCTTAGTTGTCATCTACTAAGTGGTGAAACAGCTTGACAGCTGTCCTTTTAGGAGGAAAAATGTTCGACTCATACAACAATAAGGTAGTAGGAGATGTAATTCCAGATTTTGTGGCAAGTTATTGTCTAGGTAATGATCAAAGATGCATCCCAGTATTAATAGTCGAAGTTTTCGACAATCCTATTTCCCTTGGAAATAACGAAGATGGAGAGGAAGAATTCAACCTCGGTGGTTGGGAATATACTTCAGAAAATGGAAATTTGCAGATTGGTGGTTGTAATGAGCCGATTCCAATGTTTCGTTTACCCGAACAAAGGAATCAGAAAAATGGAGCAAGGAGATGGTGGTATACCACTTCTTACAAGCCACTACGAGCTATCGTGGTGGAAGAAATACTTCCACAAAGATTTTGTCCTGATTGCGGTGGAGTGTTGAAATATGATGCGGAAATACAAGTACCGCCACCAGAAGAGTGGTTAAATGGTCCGAGATTTTTCTGCCCTCGGTGCAGGAAAGATTATAAACTGGATGGCTTCGACTTAGATTTTATGAGTAGAGATTCATATGGACTATCTTATCACGATCCAGCTCCGAATACACCAGATTCTTTGGGTGCTTTATATGGCACCACGGATGAAGTGCTTCAGAAGAGAATTTTAGAAGCTGTCCAATTTGGAATTCCAATAAGGATGATTCAGCATAAGCTGAAAAGACGTTTAAAAGAATTCAGGTTTAATATGGGTGTGCTTATTTTCGGTTCCCCGGGTATAAATGAATATTTTCCAGCAGAATCCTTATGGGAATCTACTTTCATAATAATGGATTATACTGGGAAGTTTTATTATGCTCTAATGGAGCATGAATACAAATCAAAAATGAGATTAAAAAAGTAGGAAATGCCTAATCGGTATTTCCTAAAGAATATGCGGCGGGGATGTAACATTCTCCGTCGTTTTTATTTTTGGAAAAATTACTTTATTACAATTTTTGTTCCAATTTGAGAGAACCAATATAATAATTCCATATTTTCATATGATACATTCACACACCCATGACTCATTGGGTGTCCAAAATTATTGTGCCAATAAGCTCCGTGAATATAGAATCTATATTTTCCAGTTGTGAAATGTAAATTCCATTTTGTGTTTGGATAATCAAAATTATATCCAGGACCACCATATCTTTTTGAGTCCACTTTGTTTAGAACTTTGAATTCTCCACTTGGTGTTTCCATACCTCTTATACCACTTGATATAGGAAAACTATCTAGCATTGTATTACCAAAATAGTATTTTAAATTTTGAGTTTTTATATCTACTTTTATAAGTTTGTCTAATTTAGCCTCTGGATTATTGTCTAGTGGATTGTTTCCTGCTTTTACTTCTGTTCCATCTAGATACAAATCTCCATCAGTATCAGCATTCATCAAATTTGTATTTATTAGTATTTCCCAATAATCATTTAAATAATCTTTGTCAGAATCTACCTCAATCATTTTTTTGTCTTTGTGTCTTGGAGATGTTTTGTCTTTTACTTCTTTTCCATCAGGTATTCCATCTCCATCAGTATCAAAATTATTTGGATCAGTGTAATAAATATTTTCTTCTTCAAAATCAGGTAAGTCGTCATTATCAGCGTCATAATATTTTGTAATTGGATTTACAAATATATTATTCAAATTTTCTATTGAATTAATTGCTTTTCCTTCTTCGCAATGTGACAAGTCATAAGTTATTGCATTTTTATAATCAAATCCATTTTTTCTAAAAACTTCATCAGTTGTAAATACTCTTTTTTTGCCATTTTCTATATAATAATATCCTTTTGTTTCAGTGTGGTTTACAATTGTTCCATTTCTTATATATCCAATGCTTTTATAGTTTCCTGGTTTTAATTTTATACTTCCAGAATATGCATATTTTGACATATCATCGCTACTAATATTTTCTACACTATTAAAATTTTTGTACCAAGACAAAAATATTTCTTCATTTGGAAAATCATATTTTTTATTATCGATTACAAAAAAAATAGAGGACAATCCTTCTACTTTTAGTAGTTTTCCATAACTTTTAGCAAATATAATATTTGGAATTATTAAAAGTGTAATTACAAATAAAAATTTTATATAAATATACTTAGTAAATGTCCTTTTGTTTTTAACCATTTTTCATTTTGTTTATAATTTGGCATTATTTTTTCAACTTCATTCCAAAATTTTTTGGAATGATTTTTTTCTTTTATATGGCACAGTTCATGAATTACTACATAATCTATTATTTCTATTGGAGCCATAGCTAACCTCATAGAAAGATTTATATTATTTTTGAAACTACACGAACCCCATCTATTTTTTGCATTCGTTATTTTTATTTTGTTATACTTTATATTTTCTAATTTAGAGTAATATTTTACCCTTTTGTTTATAATATTTTCAGCTTTTTGTTTTGTAATTTTTTTGATTTCAGAGCCTTGTAATTTTTTTAAATCATATTTTTTATCAGTTGCTATTTTTTGTTTTTTTGTTATCCAATTGTTTTTTTGATTTACAAATTTTTCTATTATATATACTGGAGTAAATAATGGAGCTCTTATAATAAGTTCTGCATCTTTGTTTATTTCTAGTGCAACACTTTTTCTACGAGAGCGGATTAATTTATAATTTTTCATAATTATTTGTTTTTTAGTCGTTTTGATGTGCTACTTATTGCAAATATTCCAAGTATAGATAAATATGTGGCAGTAAATTCCATTGGCATTTTATATTTTTCTGGGTACAGTGTATTTAAAATTATAAATATTATAATTATTATAGTATAAATTGATATAAATATTTCTCCCTTGTATTTTGAAATAAAATTTTTATTTTTCCACCTGTTTGTTTCTTTTATCCCTGTAAATATTGATAATATAGAAATGTATACTAGCGTTATAGTCTCAAGAGAATTTTCACAGTCTAAAATTTTAAAAAAATGTACTATAAATATAACAGCTGTAAAAATTGCCCAAAGATAGGTAATAAATCTCCAAAGTTTTAAGTTACCTGATACATCTTTTGTATGCTTTTTCATAAATATATAATATCAGTTTTTTTATAATCTATAAAGTATAATTGACAAGAGTAATGTCTTATGCTATCATTTTTATATAAATTTGTCTTTTATTATTTATAAATTTACTTATATATGAAGTTTTTGGACATAATACAAATAATAGTTTCTGTATTACTTATTGTATCTATATTATTACAAAACCGTGGTGGAGGCTTATCTTCACTTTTTGGTGGTCAAAGCTCTGTATTTCAAGTAAAAAGAGGTGCTGAAAAATTTATTTTTATATCAACTATAGTTTTGTCAGTTATGTTTTTTGCTTTGGGTTTAGCCCGTCTTCTTGTATAATATATATTAGACCAATTCTTTAAATATCTAATCAATAAGCACAATACCTGTGCTCTTAAATTTTCTTAAAAAAATAAAAGTTTTTTTTAAAGAAAGCCATTTTGTTAAAGATGTCTATTATTTTTTTCGTACATCTTTCTCATCTGTAAAATCTCAATTAAAATTAGATAATTCTATAAATGAGGATAAAAAACTTGTTTTAGATCATAACAAAAGAAAATTACCGACAATAGAACAATTAAAACAAATTAAATATTTTTTATCTTTGAAAGAGAAAAGAATACTTATAATATTTATTTTTTTCGCTATAACATCTTTGTTTATATTTTTAGGTAAAACTTTTTGGAACTTTTTGATTGAAGTTCCTAGATATGGTGGTGAATATACAGAAGGGGTTGTAGGGTCTATAGCTTATATAAATCCATTACTTTCACAAACAAATGATGTAGATAGGGATATAAGTAAATTGGTATTTTCTGGTCTTTTTAGAATGAATAATAATGGAGAGTTAGAAAAAGATCTTATTTCAAATTATAATATTAGTGATGATCAAAAAATATATACATTTATATTAAAAGATAATATATATTTTCACGATAATGTAAAACTTACAGTAGAAGATATAGAATTTACCTTGGCATCTATTCAAGACCAGTCTTTTAATAGTCCATTATACAAAACTTTCAAAGGTATAGTATATGAAAAAGTTTCTGATAATTCATTTAAATTGATTTTGACTGAAGCGTTTTCTCCTTTTTTATCAACTCTTACTTTTGGAATATTACCAGCTCATCTTTGGCATAATATTCCAGCTGCAAATTCTGGATTAACTGAATTAAATAAAAAACCAATAGGAACTGGTCCATTTCAATATAAATCCTTTAAAAAAGATACTAGTGGCAAAATAATTCAATATACTCTTTATAGATTTGATGATTATTATGAAAAAAAACCGTATTTAAAAATAATAAATTTTAGACTATTTGATGATACAGATAGTGCTATTGAATATTTAAAAAGTGGAAAAATAAATGGAATAGGATTTTTATCACAGGATAATTTATCAAAAGTGAAAGATTTTAATTCAATAAATATACATACTTTTGATATGCCTAGATATATAGCACTTTTTTTCAATCCCAAAAATCAAGAATTATTAAAAGATAAAAATATAAGACAGGCAATGTCTTTGGCTATAAATAAAAAAGAACTAGCTCAAGAAGCTGAAATTTCAGAAAAAGAAGCTTATGGTCCACTGGACTTTATTATAAATTCAGGAACAGATGAATATGATATTAAGAAGTCTGCTGAATTATTAAAAAATGCAGGATGGTCACTAGAAGATGGAACACTTAAAAAAGGAGATAAAAAGTTAGAATTTACAATAACAAGTGTTGATAACGCGGAATATATAAAAATTTTACAATATATAAAAAGACAATGGGGAAAGATTGGAATAGTGACAAACTTAGAGATTATTCCAAAGGATAAAATAACAAGTCAAATAATAGAATCAAGGAATTATCAAATTTTATTGTATGGTCAAATTTTATCGTATGATCCTGATCCGTATCCATTTTGGCACTCTTCTCAAATTGTATCTGGTTTGAATCTTAGTATATTTGCAGACAAGGATATAGATAGTATTTTAGAATCTGCAAGAGCCACAACATCATTTGATGAGAGAATAAAAAAATATGAAGAATTTCAAAAAATATTAAAAGATCAGTATATGGCCATATTTTTATTTAGACCTACTTATAATTATCCTGTTTCAAAAAACATAAAAGGTGTAGATGGAAAAATTGTATATTTGTCATCTGATAGATTTTCAAATATATATAATTGGTATATAAAAACCAAAAAAACTTTTAAAATTAAAAATAATTAATTATTTTTAGAAAAGATTTATGATTTCTCTATTAATAAATCTTGTCGTTTTATTATTAAACTAAAAAATCAAGCCAGGCTTGAAAAAAAATATGAATGCTAAAAACAAACAAATAAATAAAAGAATAAAATTAAATCCACACAATACAGATAAAAAAAATATTTCAGATCCTGCTTCAGAACATGCAGACTCAGGAAAATTTTCAGAAAAAGAAAAATTAAAAGTTATAGTTTTGGGTGGAAATGAAGAAGTTGGTAGGAATATGACTATTTTGGAATATGAAAATGATATCATAATTATTGATATGGGAGTTTCTTTTCCAGAAGAAGATATGCCTGGAATAGATTTGGTTATTCCAAATATAGAATATTTAAGAGGTAAACAAAACAAAATAAGAGGAGTTGTAGTGACTCATGGACATTTAGATCACATTGGAGCAATTCCATATTTAATACCAGAGTTAGGAAATCCTACAATATATTCATCACCACTTGCTCTTGGAATAATTCAAAAAAGAGCAGAGGAATTTGATACATTAGCGCCTTTGAATCTTAGTGCAATAAATTCAGATGATGTTTTGAAATTAGGTGTCTTTACAGTTACATTTTTCAAAGTAAGTCACAATATTCCTGATTCAATGGGTATTATAGTAGATACACCTCTTGGAAAAATAGTTCACAGCGGAGATTTTAAGTTGGATTTTGATGGAGCTGTAGAAGATATTCCAGAAATTTCAAAAATAGCAAGACTCGGAGAGCAAAATATATTAGCCCTTATGTCTGATTCTACAAATGCACCAAAACCAGGACATCAAGTGAGTGAGTCAGAAATTAAAGGTAATCTTTTTGATATCATAAGAAATGTAAGAGGAAGGGTAATAATTGGAACATTTTCATCACTTTTAAACAGAGTACAACAAATAATTTTGGCTGCAGAAAAATTGAATAAAAAAATTATTATAGAGGGTTATAGTATGAAAACAAATGTTGAGATAGCTCATCAGCTTGGTTATCTGAAATACAAAAAAGATACAATTATTACAGAAAAACAATTAAGAGAATATCCTGATAATAGAATTGTTGTTTGTTGTACTGGTGCCCAAGGAGAAGATAGGGCTGTCTTAATGCGTATAGTAAACAAAGAACACAAATTTTTATCAATACAAAAAGATGATACGGTAATATTTTCATCTTCTGTAATTCCTGGAAATGAACGTGCCGTACAACGTTTGACAGATAGTCTATATAGACAAGGAGCAGATGTTGTCCATTATCAGATGATGGATGTTCATGCTGGTGGTCATGGCAAAAAAGAAGATTTGAAGCTTATGATAAATTTGGTAAAACCAAAATATTTTATTCCTATTGAAGGTCATCATTCATTTTTGCATATGCATGCAAAGATAGCGGAAGAAACAGGGGTTGATCCAAAAAATATTTTTATTGCAGATAATGGTCAGGTAATAGAATTTACAAAGCTTGGCGGAAGACTTACAAATAAAAGAGTTCCAAGTGAATATGTGTTTGTAGACGGACTTGGAGTTGGAGATATATCAAACATTGTTCTTCGTGATAGAAAACAAATGGCCGAAGATGGAATGATTGTAGCAATTGTTACAATTAGTGCAAAAACAGGGGAATTAGTTCACTCTCCTGATATTATATCTCGTGGCTTTGTTTATATGAAAGAAAACAAAGAACTTATAGAAAAAACAAGAGACACCGTAAGAAAGCTTACGGCAACACACAATCCAAAAAGCATGGCAAATGACATGTATTTGAAGAATAAAATTAGAAATGAATTGGGAAAGTTTTTGTTTGAACAAACAGAAAGACGTCCAATGATACTTCCTGTTGTGATTGAGGTTTAGCTTTTTGTAATATAATATGATTTAAAGATGGATTAAATATATGCACAAAGAATCAAAGATTTTAAGAGAATTTTCAAAAGAAAACTTTCAAGATGAAAGAGATGATTCCGCTAAAAAGATTAGAGAGTATAGATCTAAACATTTTAATGCTATAAGACAAAAAGACGAAAAAATACAGTCCTTTTCTAATATAGAAGGGGCTATTTCAGAAAATGAAGGTGTAATATTAGAATTGCTTAAGCAGTTAGATGAACTAGGGAATGAGATTGATAATTTTTCTAATACTTTTTTAAAAAAAATATTAAATCATCAAAAGGTTAAAAACTTACAAGCAGAACTAGTTTTGGGACAAAAATCTTTAGAAGATTTGCAAAAAGAAATAAGCGAGTTGAAAGAAGAAAAAAAAGTCAAAGATTCTGAATTAATGGAAATTTATTTATTATCAGATTTAAAAGGTGCTGAAATTATTTCAAAAAATTTTCATGCAAGAGAATTGGAAAAATGGAAAAATTCTGAATATGATTTTGAAACCTTAGAAAAATATTTTAATGAAGATAATTTGAAAAAATTATCAATTGATGATTATGTTATTTTGTTACAAAGATTTCCTTCTAACATGGTAACTCATGTTACAAGACAAGGAATAAGGGATCATACGGGACACATGTTTCACATGGCGGGAGTTGGTGAATATTCCGAAGGGTTTATGGAGATTTTAAAAGATGGAAGATTGAGATCGCCACTTGGAGTATACTTATCGCAAGAAAACAAAAAACAGGCAATTGAAAATTTTTTACATTTAAATTTATACAGTAGCAAAGAAAAAGCACTAGAAGATTTGAATACAAGATTAGATACAAGATCAATGGAGGCGGCTGGTAGCTATTCTGATTCAAGTGCCATACATTTTGCAACAGAAGAGGTTGCTGATGTTTATTACGGATCTGAAAAATTTAATGAGATGTTTATATGTTTTCCATCAGCACTAATAGCAAGTCAATATTATTACAATGGAAATATTATAAGCGGTGGAGGTGGATATTGGAATGATGCTTGGGTTTGGGCAAATGAAGAGAAAGGGATTGATCTTGAGTCTGGAATAGTTTTTATACCAAAGAATGCAAAAGTTGATAAAAAAACAGGGTCTAGGTATGAATTAGATGAAAATCAAAATCCAATAGTAAATGAGAACAACATAGAAATGTTGAAAAAAATAATACTTGTTGATGATTTTGAAATTGATAGTATAAATAAAGAATTTGAAGAATATAACAAATATGATAATTGTATTAAAGAATCTTTTGAATCTTTTTTACAAAAGAATAAAGATAAGATTAGAAAGATGTTAAATATGGAAGATGAGTGTTTATTAAATGCTTTTGCTAGAGATCCCTATATTTTAAAAAGAATAAAAGAAACTCATAATATATATTTGAATTATAACAATAATGCTTATGATAATTATGAAACCAGAATGAATTCTGAAATAAGAAAGATTTTGGAGGAAAATGGTTTATATTATAAACATGCTACTGATACAATAAATTCTTGTGATTTTTGGGAGAATTATTTTAAAGAAAGTAGAATAAAAAAACCAAACAAAATTGTTTATTATGAAGAATCTGACCCAAGTTTAGCTTTATATAATTTTAGAAAGAAGAATGGCCTAAATCATAGTTTGATTAGAAATCGAGGTAATAATAATGATATGTTGTCTAGCCGTGAAATATCAAGAAAAGATAATATAGTAATATCAAATATTGACCATTTTAAAGAATTAGCATTTGAGGTTGTGGATGAGTATTTTGACAGAAAGGTTTAATAGAATTAATATAAAAATATGAAACCTATTAGATAAATATCTATATGTTTATAAATATTTAATAATATTTTATTGTAAATATGATAAATCAAAATAATAAAAAAATACTATTTTCAGGAATTCAACCAACAGGGGAAATTCATATTGGTAATTATTTGGGTGCAATAAAAAATTGGGTAGAATTACAAAATAGTGGAAATTATAATTGTATATATTCTATTGTAGATCTTCATGCTATAACAATCGATTATGATTCAAAAAAATATCAAGACATAATACTTGATTTGGCAGCAACTTTAATAGCTTGTGGAATTGATCCAAAAAAATCAATATTATTTGTTCAATCAAATGTAAAAGAACATACAGAGCTTTGTTGGTTGCTAAATACAATTACTCCAGTTGCAGAACTTCAAAGAATGACGCAATTCAAGGATAAATCTGGTATTAATATTTTAATGCAAAATCGTAATAAATTGATTCATGAAGCGCAGTGTCAATTTGAAGAATTAGATAAAGATGCAATTAAAGACTCTACTAATGTTAAAGTTAATAAAAACAAATATATTAAACTTTTGGAGGCTATTACAAAAAATTATTTTCAGAAAGATTTAGAAGAAAAAACATTTAATGAATCTAAAATTGGTCTTTTAGATTATCCAGTTCTTATGGCTTCTGATATTTTGCTTTATAATGCAGAAGTTGTGCCAGTCGGATATGATCAATCACAACATTTGGAACTTACTAATATGATTCTTAGAAAATTCAACAATAAATTTGGGGAATATTTCAAAAAAGTAAATCCATATATTACAACCGGTGCAAAGATAATGGCATTAAATGATCCAGAAAAGAAAATGAGTAAATCAATTTCTGGAAGCTATATTTCACTTTCAGATACGCCT
This region of Patescibacteria group bacterium genomic DNA includes:
- a CDS encoding M48 family metallopeptidase, with product MKNYKLIRSRRKSVALEINKDAELIIRAPLFTPVYIIEKFVNQKNNWITKKQKIATDKKYDLKKLQGSEIKKITKQKAENIINKRVKYYSKLENIKYNKIKITNAKNRWGSCSFKNNINLSMRLAMAPIEIIDYVVIHELCHIKEKNHSKKFWNEVEKIMPNYKQNEKWLKTKGHLLSIFI
- the secG gene encoding preprotein translocase subunit SecG, with translation MKFLDIIQIIVSVLLIVSILLQNRGGGLSSLFGGQSSVFQVKRGAEKFIFISTIVLSVMFFALGLARLLV
- a CDS encoding ribonuclease J, producing MNAKNKQINKRIKLNPHNTDKKNISDPASEHADSGKFSEKEKLKVIVLGGNEEVGRNMTILEYENDIIIIDMGVSFPEEDMPGIDLVIPNIEYLRGKQNKIRGVVVTHGHLDHIGAIPYLIPELGNPTIYSSPLALGIIQKRAEEFDTLAPLNLSAINSDDVLKLGVFTVTFFKVSHNIPDSMGIIVDTPLGKIVHSGDFKLDFDGAVEDIPEISKIARLGEQNILALMSDSTNAPKPGHQVSESEIKGNLFDIIRNVRGRVIIGTFSSLLNRVQQIILAAEKLNKKIIIEGYSMKTNVEIAHQLGYLKYKKDTIITEKQLREYPDNRIVVCCTGAQGEDRAVLMRIVNKEHKFLSIQKDDTVIFSSSVIPGNERAVQRLTDSLYRQGADVVHYQMMDVHAGGHGKKEDLKLMINLVKPKYFIPIEGHHSFLHMHAKIAEETGVDPKNIFIADNGQVIEFTKLGGRLTNKRVPSEYVFVDGLGVGDISNIVLRDRKQMAEDGMIVAIVTISAKTGELVHSPDIISRGFVYMKENKELIEKTRDTVRKLTATHNPKSMANDMYLKNKIRNELGKFLFEQTERRPMILPVVIEV
- a CDS encoding peptide ABC transporter substrate-binding protein; translated protein: MLLNFLKKIKVFFKESHFVKDVYYFFRTSFSSVKSQLKLDNSINEDKKLVLDHNKRKLPTIEQLKQIKYFLSLKEKRILIIFIFFAITSLFIFLGKTFWNFLIEVPRYGGEYTEGVVGSIAYINPLLSQTNDVDRDISKLVFSGLFRMNNNGELEKDLISNYNISDDQKIYTFILKDNIYFHDNVKLTVEDIEFTLASIQDQSFNSPLYKTFKGIVYEKVSDNSFKLILTEAFSPFLSTLTFGILPAHLWHNIPAANSGLTELNKKPIGTGPFQYKSFKKDTSGKIIQYTLYRFDDYYEKKPYLKIINFRLFDDTDSAIEYLKSGKINGIGFLSQDNLSKVKDFNSINIHTFDMPRYIALFFNPKNQELLKDKNIRQAMSLAINKKELAQEAEISEKEAYGPLDFIINSGTDEYDIKKSAELLKNAGWSLEDGTLKKGDKKLEFTITSVDNAEYIKILQYIKRQWGKIGIVTNLEIIPKDKITSQIIESRNYQILLYGQILSYDPDPYPFWHSSQIVSGLNLSIFADKDIDSILESARATTSFDERIKKYEEFQKILKDQYMAIFLFRPTYNYPVSKNIKGVDGKIVYLSSDRFSNIYNWYIKTKKTFKIKNN
- the trpS gene encoding tryptophan--tRNA ligase — translated: MINQNNKKILFSGIQPTGEIHIGNYLGAIKNWVELQNSGNYNCIYSIVDLHAITIDYDSKKYQDIILDLAATLIACGIDPKKSILFVQSNVKEHTELCWLLNTITPVAELQRMTQFKDKSGINILMQNRNKLIHEAQCQFEELDKDAIKDSTNVKVNKNKYIKLLEAITKNYFQKDLEEKTFNESKIGLLDYPVLMASDILLYNAEVVPVGYDQSQHLELTNMILRKFNNKFGEYFKKVNPYITTGAKIMALNDPEKKMSKSISGSYISLSDTPDEIRKKISRAVTDSNPSGEMSHGVKNLFDLLLFFEARDIHDKFLKQYKNKIIKYSELKSELADVIIKKLEPIQYKKKELLKNPKKLKSILDDGAKQAQKIASKNILEIKRKMGLI
- a CDS encoding L,D-transpeptidase family protein, giving the protein MVKNKRTFTKYIYIKFLFVITLLIIPNIIFAKSYGKLLKVEGLSSIFFVIDNKKYDFPNEEIFLSWYKNFNSVENISSDDMSKYAYSGSIKLKPGNYKSIGYIRNGTIVNHTETKGYYYIENGKKRVFTTDEVFRKNGFDYKNAITYDLSHCEEGKAINSIENLNNIFVNPITKYYDADNDDLPDFEEENIYYTDPNNFDTDGDGIPDGKEVKDKTSPRHKDKKMIEVDSDKDYLNDYWEILINTNLMNADTDGDLYLDGTEVKAGNNPLDNNPEAKLDKLIKVDIKTQNLKYYFGNTMLDSFPISSGIRGMETPSGEFKVLNKVDSKRYGGPGYNFDYPNTKWNLHFTTGKYRFYIHGAYWHNNFGHPMSHGCVNVSYENMELLYWFSQIGTKIVIK